From a region of the Flavobacterium sediminilitoris genome:
- a CDS encoding MFS transporter, whose product MKKKDPYAALRFKEFRFFLSMRFAMVFAWSMQFVIIEWEVYSLTKNPLSLGIIGLMEIIPAVSMALFAGHIVDQSEKKGLLIKCLLGFSIISLGLFLITIPSIVNSLSINNTLTIIYILVFFGGLVRAFIGPTVFSLLSLIVPKKNYPNAATWSSSTWQLGSMFGPALAGVSIGLIGVHWSMCLVFTCTLFALISLIQISKKPILNPKIGEPIMQSLKEGVRFVFKNKTILGAISLDMFAVLFGGAVALLPIFAQDILKVGSEGFGILRAAPAVGSILTMIIAAYVSLNKNAGVKLLTSIFIFGVSIIVFGISEIFWISVVALFLSGVADGVSVVIRNTILQLHTPDNMRGRVSSVNSIFVGSSNELGAFESGLTAKLMGVVQAVVFGGCMTIGTVITTALIAPSFRNLDLEKEIEELEKEN is encoded by the coding sequence ATGAAGAAAAAAGATCCGTATGCAGCATTACGTTTTAAAGAATTTCGCTTTTTTTTAAGCATGCGTTTTGCCATGGTTTTTGCATGGTCAATGCAATTTGTTATTATAGAATGGGAAGTATATAGCCTCACAAAAAACCCTTTATCATTAGGAATAATTGGCTTAATGGAAATCATTCCAGCCGTTTCAATGGCACTATTTGCAGGACATATTGTTGATCAAAGTGAAAAAAAAGGACTCCTAATAAAATGTCTTTTAGGATTTTCCATAATTAGCTTAGGTCTATTTTTAATAACAATTCCCAGTATTGTTAATTCACTTTCCATAAACAATACATTAACAATAATTTACATTTTAGTCTTTTTTGGCGGACTAGTCAGAGCCTTTATTGGCCCAACTGTGTTCTCTTTATTATCTTTAATAGTTCCAAAAAAAAATTACCCAAATGCTGCCACATGGAGTAGCTCCACATGGCAGTTAGGCTCCATGTTTGGCCCAGCCTTAGCTGGAGTTTCTATTGGATTAATTGGAGTACATTGGTCCATGTGTTTAGTATTTACTTGTACATTATTTGCATTAATTAGTCTAATACAAATTTCAAAAAAACCAATCTTAAATCCTAAAATTGGAGAACCAATCATGCAAAGCTTAAAAGAAGGCGTTCGCTTTGTGTTTAAAAATAAAACAATATTAGGAGCTATTTCATTAGACATGTTTGCAGTATTATTTGGAGGAGCTGTTGCTCTATTACCCATTTTCGCACAAGACATTTTAAAAGTTGGCTCAGAAGGTTTTGGAATACTTAGAGCAGCGCCCGCAGTAGGATCTATTCTTACCATGATTATTGCAGCTTATGTGTCTTTGAATAAAAATGCAGGAGTTAAGTTACTAACTTCCATATTCATTTTTGGAGTAAGCATTATCGTTTTTGGAATATCCGAAATATTTTGGATCTCTGTAGTTGCTCTATTCTTAAGCGGTGTTGCCGATGGTGTATCTGTTGTAATAAGAAACACTATACTACAATTACACACGCCTGACAATATGAGAGGAAGAGTTTCATCTGTAAACTCTATTTTTGTAGGTTCTTCAAACGAACTTGGCGCTTTTGAAAGCGGACTTACCGCAAAATTAATGGGAGTAGTTCAAGCAGTTGTTTTTGGAGGTTGTATGACTATTGGAACAGTAATAACAACAGCATTAATAGCTCCTTCTTTTAGAAATTTAGATTTAGAAAAAGAAATAGAAGAATTAGAAAAAGAAAACTAG
- a CDS encoding type VI secretion system Vgr family protein — protein MAISTRIVIQIGGETLTRFSKLVIHQKVHTHHTFSLLQPLPKEFVSQAIDKSQSYIGQSIKIEIQPTSLKTTSPLVFHGIITESQMIRTSGASGGIIINGYSPTIVMEGTPKTQSFSDESLSDIIKKITSSYSQKELQPTVDVKNDASMPYTVQYRESDFGFACRLAQKRGQWFYYNGEELLFGSPKSKNFTLEYGRSLHSFNIEMRAKPLGLEYLGYDPSNAETQKANTTEVNYQPEGYSKVMYESSKKLFPESATMLYTHSIEEGSARTHLVDRVTTQLQSRAADLVTAKGDSDETGLRIGDVISIQEPSFSMTGNLIDGLQEQNFGSYIITDITHVCEESGTYHNSFQAVPDSVLSPPYGNVHHHPTADTQPAVVTDNNDPLGLGRIQVSFAWQKEQGTTTPWVRMINPHAGGGKGMYFIPEIGEEVLVGFEAGNAEKPFILGAMYNGNESSSYATSGNDQKVIQTRSGTKIIMNDAEGSVFVEDPSGNTWMMDGKGNISVNAPNRISFNCSDMDINVSNNLSTNVGVNKIESVGVDAIESVGGIKTEIVTGNKNSTVVGNFIERVEGNLESHTVQDLVFNGNKEVIISSVGKLTKHSQKQIIHNSLESNSLF, from the coding sequence ATGGCAATAAGTACACGAATAGTCATCCAAATAGGAGGAGAAACCCTTACGCGATTTTCAAAATTAGTTATTCATCAAAAAGTACATACGCATCATACTTTTTCTTTGTTGCAACCTTTACCCAAAGAGTTTGTAAGTCAGGCAATAGATAAATCACAGAGTTATATAGGTCAATCTATTAAGATAGAGATTCAGCCTACGAGTTTAAAAACGACTTCACCTTTAGTTTTTCATGGTATTATTACAGAATCTCAAATGATTCGTACCTCAGGAGCTTCTGGAGGTATTATAATAAATGGATATAGTCCTACCATTGTTATGGAAGGTACACCAAAAACACAATCTTTTTCAGATGAATCTTTATCAGATATCATCAAAAAAATAACGAGTAGTTATAGTCAAAAAGAACTCCAACCTACAGTTGACGTTAAGAATGATGCTTCGATGCCTTATACAGTTCAATATAGAGAGAGCGATTTTGGATTTGCCTGTAGATTAGCCCAAAAGAGAGGACAATGGTTCTATTATAATGGAGAAGAATTACTATTTGGTTCTCCAAAATCTAAGAATTTCACTTTAGAATATGGAAGATCATTGCATAGTTTTAATATAGAGATGCGTGCAAAGCCATTAGGATTAGAGTATTTAGGATACGATCCAAGTAATGCAGAAACCCAAAAAGCCAATACAACGGAAGTCAATTATCAACCTGAAGGCTATTCAAAAGTAATGTATGAGAGTTCAAAGAAATTGTTTCCAGAGAGTGCAACGATGCTTTATACTCATTCAATAGAAGAAGGAAGTGCTAGAACTCATTTGGTTGATCGAGTAACTACACAGTTACAATCTAGAGCTGCTGATTTAGTAACCGCAAAAGGCGATAGTGATGAAACAGGTTTACGAATAGGAGATGTTATTTCTATCCAAGAGCCTTCATTTTCTATGACTGGTAATTTAATAGATGGATTACAAGAGCAAAATTTCGGAAGTTATATTATAACAGATATTACCCATGTTTGTGAAGAATCAGGTACTTATCACAATAGTTTTCAAGCGGTTCCAGACAGCGTTTTGTCACCACCATATGGTAATGTTCACCATCATCCAACAGCCGATACACAACCCGCAGTAGTAACAGACAACAATGATCCATTAGGGTTAGGTCGTATTCAAGTTAGCTTTGCATGGCAAAAGGAACAAGGGACAACTACACCATGGGTTCGAATGATAAACCCACATGCAGGAGGCGGAAAAGGGATGTATTTCATACCGGAAATAGGAGAAGAGGTTTTAGTAGGATTTGAAGCAGGAAATGCAGAGAAGCCTTTTATACTAGGTGCGATGTATAATGGAAATGAATCGAGTAGTTATGCCACATCAGGGAATGATCAGAAAGTTATTCAAACACGAAGTGGGACTAAGATTATCATGAATGATGCAGAAGGAAGTGTTTTTGTAGAAGACCCAAGTGGTAATACATGGATGATGGATGGTAAAGGTAATATTAGTGTTAATGCTCCTAATAGAATTTCTTTTAATTGCTCCGATATGGATATTAATGTTTCTAATAATTTGTCAACAAATGTAGGTGTTAATAAAATAGAGAGTGTGGGTGTTGATGCTATTGAAAGTGTTGGAGGAATTAAAACTGAAATCGTAACTGGAAATAAAAATTCTACAGTTGTAGGTAATTTCATTGAAAGAGTTGAAGGTAATTTAGAATCACATACAGTACAAGATCTTGTTTTTAATGGTAATAAAGAAGTTATTATTTCTTCTGTTGGAAAATTAACAAAGCACTCACAAAAGCAAATTATTCATAATAGTTTAGAATCTAATTCATTATTTTAA
- the recJ gene encoding single-stranded-DNA-specific exonuclease RecJ, translating into MRWNLKSKPQKNKIQTLQKALHVDEIIAILLLQRGIETYEQAKAFFRPTLNDLHNPYLMKDMDKAVERIEKAITNNENIMIFGDYDVDGTTAVSLVSSYLKTLQPNIATYIPDRYTEGYGISYKGIDFAEDNNITLIIALDCGIKSIDHINYAKEKKIDFIICDHHRPGNTLPDAVAILDPKREDCLYPYDELCGCGIGFKLIQALGQNRNQTIKNFIPYLDLVATAIAADIVPMTGENRILAKFGMEVINTNPRPGIKALIQNRKKQTLTITDVVFIVAPRINAAGRIKHGNYAVQLLTEFNLEQATEFASEIEEFNTNRKGLDKQITKEALSQIEENKEQDRFSTVVYQENWHKGVIGIVASRLVENYYRPTVVFTKSGDKLAASARSVRDFDVYNALEACSEHLEQFGGHMYAAGMTLKEENYKNFKEAFEKTVKNTIHPNLLIPEITIDAEINFSDITPKLIRIIKQFEPFGPQNMHPVFMSSNCHDTGYGKTLGSEEEHLKLFVKQDNEEAIAGIGFGLGKHLSLTQNKKPFQIAYILDENEWNGKTSLQINIRAIKA; encoded by the coding sequence ATGCGCTGGAACCTAAAATCAAAACCACAAAAAAACAAAATACAAACCTTACAAAAAGCACTTCATGTTGATGAAATTATTGCAATCCTACTACTTCAAAGAGGTATTGAAACTTACGAACAAGCCAAAGCTTTTTTTCGACCTACACTAAACGATTTACACAATCCATATTTAATGAAAGACATGGATAAAGCTGTTGAACGAATAGAAAAAGCAATTACAAATAATGAAAACATCATGATATTTGGCGATTATGATGTAGATGGAACCACAGCCGTATCACTAGTATCAAGCTACCTAAAAACATTGCAACCCAACATTGCAACTTACATTCCAGATCGTTATACTGAAGGATATGGAATATCATACAAAGGAATTGATTTTGCAGAAGACAATAACATTACACTAATTATAGCATTAGACTGCGGCATTAAATCTATTGACCATATAAATTATGCTAAAGAAAAAAAAATAGACTTTATAATTTGCGATCATCACAGACCTGGAAACACACTACCCGATGCAGTAGCTATACTAGACCCTAAACGCGAAGACTGTTTATATCCTTATGACGAACTTTGCGGTTGTGGCATAGGCTTTAAACTCATACAAGCTCTTGGACAAAATCGCAATCAAACCATCAAAAATTTCATACCATACCTAGACTTAGTTGCAACAGCAATTGCAGCCGACATTGTTCCAATGACAGGAGAAAACAGAATCTTAGCAAAATTTGGAATGGAAGTCATAAACACAAATCCAAGACCAGGAATTAAAGCCCTAATTCAAAACAGAAAAAAACAAACACTAACCATAACAGATGTAGTTTTTATTGTTGCTCCCAGAATTAATGCAGCAGGGAGAATCAAACACGGTAATTATGCTGTTCAATTACTAACAGAATTTAACTTAGAACAAGCTACAGAATTTGCATCAGAAATTGAAGAATTCAACACAAACAGAAAAGGACTAGACAAACAAATCACAAAAGAGGCCTTGTCACAAATTGAAGAAAACAAAGAACAAGATCGATTTTCTACAGTTGTATATCAAGAAAATTGGCATAAAGGTGTTATTGGAATCGTAGCCTCTCGTTTAGTCGAAAACTATTACCGCCCCACTGTAGTTTTTACAAAAAGTGGAGATAAATTAGCCGCATCCGCACGTTCTGTTCGCGATTTCGATGTCTATAATGCCTTAGAAGCATGTTCAGAACATTTAGAGCAATTTGGCGGTCACATGTATGCTGCTGGAATGACCTTAAAAGAAGAAAATTACAAAAACTTTAAAGAAGCATTTGAAAAAACAGTTAAAAACACCATACACCCCAATCTACTGATCCCAGAAATAACAATTGATGCAGAAATTAACTTTTCAGACATTACACCAAAACTCATTCGTATAATAAAACAATTTGAACCGTTTGGTCCACAAAATATGCATCCAGTCTTTATGTCTTCCAATTGTCACGACACAGGTTATGGTAAAACTTTAGGAAGCGAAGAAGAACATTTAAAACTATTTGTTAAACAAGATAATGAAGAAGCTATCGCAGGAATCGGCTTTGGATTAGGAAAACACTTATCTTTGACACAAAATAAAAAACCATTCCAAATAGCATATATTTTAGATGAAAACGAATGGAACGGAAAAACTAGCTTACAAATAAACATAAGAGCAATAAAAGCTTAA
- a CDS encoding OsmC family protein — protein MTTHNVITTWKGKMQFESTNPSGETITINASQENGGEGEGLRPKALMLSALAGCSGLDIASLIEKMKLKVDHFKIETNADLTEEHPKTYSKVFVEYHFFGNNLNEVKLKRAVDLSVDKYCGVMEMFRQFTTVETKIHYYNTL, from the coding sequence ATGACAACACACAATGTAATAACAACCTGGAAAGGAAAAATGCAATTTGAATCCACTAACCCAAGTGGAGAAACCATTACAATTAACGCTAGTCAAGAAAATGGAGGAGAAGGAGAAGGCTTAAGACCAAAAGCATTAATGCTTTCCGCTCTAGCAGGTTGCTCAGGACTAGATATTGCATCATTAATTGAAAAAATGAAACTAAAGGTAGACCATTTCAAAATAGAAACAAATGCAGATCTTACAGAAGAACATCCTAAAACATACAGTAAAGTATTCGTAGAATACCATTTCTTTGGGAATAATTTAAATGAAGTCAAATTAAAGAGAGCAGTAGATTTATCCGTAGATAAATATTGCGGAGTTATGGAAATGTTTCGTCAGTTTACCACTGTTGAAACCAAAATTCATTATTACAACACTTTATAA
- a CDS encoding UDP-2,3-diacylglucosamine diphosphatase, producing MKIYFASDQHFGAPNSEESFLRELKFIAWLDEVKKDADVIFLLGDLFDFWFEYKTVVPKGFIRVLGKLAEIRDSGILIYFFVGNHDLWMDDYFQKELNIPVYHDNKEFVFNGKTFLIGHGDGKGPGDKGYKRMKRVFTNPFSKWLFRWLHPDIGVRLAQYLSVKNKLISGAEDVKFLGEENEWLVQYAKRKLEYKHYDYFIFGHRHLPMIVDVGENSKYANLGDWIGYFTYGVFDGEIFELKEYNKS from the coding sequence ATGAAGATTTATTTTGCTTCTGATCAACATTTTGGTGCACCTAACTCTGAAGAAAGTTTTTTAAGAGAATTGAAGTTTATTGCTTGGTTAGATGAAGTGAAAAAAGATGCTGATGTTATTTTTTTGTTGGGTGATTTATTTGATTTTTGGTTTGAATATAAAACAGTTGTTCCAAAAGGATTTATTAGGGTTTTAGGAAAATTAGCTGAAATAAGAGATTCTGGAATTCTTATTTATTTTTTTGTTGGAAATCATGATTTATGGATGGATGATTACTTTCAGAAAGAATTAAATATTCCTGTTTATCATGATAATAAAGAATTTGTTTTTAATGGGAAAACTTTTTTAATAGGTCATGGAGATGGTAAAGGTCCTGGAGATAAAGGATATAAGAGGATGAAGAGGGTGTTTACTAATCCTTTTTCAAAATGGCTGTTTCGTTGGTTGCATCCTGATATTGGTGTCCGATTAGCTCAATATCTTTCTGTTAAAAACAAATTGATTTCGGGAGCTGAGGATGTTAAGTTTCTCGGAGAGGAGAATGAATGGCTAGTTCAATATGCAAAAAGAAAATTGGAATACAAACATTATGATTATTTTATTTTTGGACATCGTCATTTGCCTATGATTGTTGATGTTGGTGAAAACTCTAAATATGCTAATCTAGGCGATTGGATTGGTTATTTTACATATGGAGTTTTTGATGGGGAAATATTTGAGTTGAAAGAATATAATAAGAGCTAG